A single genomic interval of Armigeres subalbatus isolate Guangzhou_Male chromosome 1, GZ_Asu_2, whole genome shotgun sequence harbors:
- the LOC134206220 gene encoding uncharacterized protein LOC134206220, translating into MPKDLIDKQLWFHGPYWLPLLDQNWNTANHLEYEPPSEELLEKKKNVLVLVEPQHPHPLLDRYSCYWKLLRITGYCLRFIRRCQAPASPPVTRSLTVAEIQEAKYILVRCVQREPFAVEIKALANHRLVPAHSPLKLLHPFLDQLGILRVGGRLKLAGESYCVRHPMILPSNHSFTRQVAIAYHKMALHSGPRMTLAQIRQEFWPLRGKALATHTFRNCIRCFRSNPVPISQPPGQLPKPRTTPSRPFAITGVDYCGPVYLKPVHRRAASQKAYIAVFVCFCTKAVHLELVGDLTTSAFLAALRRFISRRGLPTEIYSDNGLNFKGASNQLRELYDLLRDPNTASAISNETVQRGIVWKFIPPRAPNFGGLWEAAVKSGKTSLIRVLAQRKLSFEDMATILTQVEAAMNSRPLTPLSEDPDELDVLTPGHFLTGSSLLAIPDPDYTDVPVNRLQHYQGLQQLVQQHWNRWRREYISQLHNQNQRYPQSTRLKVGQMVILKEDGISAIAWPLARITEVYRTKWSG; encoded by the coding sequence ATGCCAAAGGATCTCATCGACAAGCAACTCTGGTTTCATGGTCCGTACTGGTTGCCTCTACTCGATCAGAACTGGAATACCGCTAACCATTTGGAGTACGAGCCGCCATCGGAAGAACTGctggagaagaagaaaaatgttcTAGTTTTGGTGGAGCCTCAACATCCTCATCCGCTGCTTGATCGATACTCCTGCTACTGGAAACTGCTGCGGATCACCGGTTACTGTTTGAGATTCATCCGAAGGTGTCAAGCACCAGCATCGCCCCCCGTGACCCGGAGCCTCACCGTTGCGGAAATACAAGaggcaaaatatattttagtacGCTGTGTTCAACGGGAGCCTTTTGCTGTGGAGATCAAGGCTCTCGCCAACCATCGGCTCGTTCCTGCTCACTCGCCGCTGAAACTCCTTCACCCTTTCCTGGATCAGCTGGGCATACTTCGCGTTGGTGGCCGGCTGAAGCTAGCTGGTGAGTCGTATTGCGTTCGGCACCCCATGATTCTACCCAGCAACCACTCGTTTACCCGACAAGTAGCAATCGCATACCACAAAATGGCACTCCATTCTGGCCCCCGCATGACACTCGCTCAAATTCGGCAAGAATTCTGGCCGTTACGTGGTAAGGCATTGGCAACACACACATTCCGGAATTGCATTCGTTGCTTCCGAAGTAACCCTGTCCCTATATCCCAACCCCCTGGTCAACTTCCAAAACCCCGTACAACACCCTCTCGTCCTTTTGCTATCACTGGCGTGGACTACTGTGGGCCTGTCTACCTCAAGCCCGTACATCGTCGAGCAGCATCGCAGAAGGCGTACATTGCCGTTTTCGTGTGCTTCTGCACGAAGGCGGTTCATCTCGAGCTGGTAGGAGACCTTACAACTTCGGCTTTCCTCGCTGCTTTGCGGCGATTCATCTCGCGTAGAGGTCTTCCTACTGAGATCTACTCGGACAATGGTCTCAACTTCAAAGGTGCCAGCAACCAGCTTCGGGAACTTTACGATCTACTACGCGATCCAAACACTGCATCCGCAATTTCCAACGAAACTGTCCAGCGAGGAatcgtttggaaattcatccCGCCACGAGCACCAAATTTCGGCGGCCTCTGGGAGGCTGCCGTGAAGTCGGGTAAAACTTCACTTATCCGGGTGTTGGCCCAGCGAAAATTATCGTTCGAGGACATGGCTACGATTCTCACCCAAGTCGAGGCGGCTATGAACTCGCGACCGCTCACTCCGTTGTCGGAGGATCCAGATGAATTGGACGTGCTCACGCCTGGGCATTTCCTCACCGGATCGTCGTTACTCGCGATACCTGACCCAGATTACACCGATGTACCCGTGAATCGGCTGCAGCACTACCAAGGATTGCAGCAGCTAGTACAACAACACTGGAATAGATGGAGGCGCGAATACATCTCGCAGCTCCATAACCAAAACCAACGATACCCGCAATCAACACGTCTCAAAGTGGGTCAAATGGTGATCCTTAAAGAGGACGGAATTTCTGCCATCGCATGGCCACTGGCTCGCATCACCGAAGTCTACCGGACGAAGTGGTCAGGGTAG
- the LOC134206221 gene encoding uncharacterized protein LOC134206221: MVRLPKRMGFEQMIGESKDMALRRLMQLERRLGKDEDLRSRYNEAMQMYLDQQHIFDGSAKTTSNRSLNDGLMTGPVIQDPLFDLVLRFRKHPVAFVADIEKMYLQVKVHPDDTPLQRILWRFSPEEPVATYEMSRVTFGLAPSSFLATRCLHQLAEDEGNHHPRTKVALINDFYVDDYIGGADSVQKAILLRQDLEQLMPKGGFKLRKWVKALGIHWKPGLDLLGIDVSNLTANGQWTRRKVYSIIAQLWDPSGITAPVISWAKIRMQLLWVAVQGWDDPLSHDLALRWTEFYQQLPVLSDIQVERHAFTKHPMLVQFHVFSDASEAAYGACIYARSIDLVGHIKVELLAAKSRPASLKKTTLARLELCGAHVAAKLYRATVKALKMEDTETWFWSDSTVVLSWLKLPPYVLANFRCKSRLAHPGANEGTPMEPR, translated from the exons ATGGTCCGACTGCCGAAGCGAATGGGTTTCGAGCAGATGATTGGTGAATCGAAGGATATGGCGCTACGAAGATTGATGCAGCTTGAACGGCGACTGGGAAAGGACGAAGATTTGCGAAGTCGCTACAACGAAGCAATGCAGATGTATTTGGACCAACAACACATATTCGACGGTTCTGCCAAGACGACCTCCAACCGTTCTCTGAATGACGGACTTATGACGGGACCGGTGATTCAAGATCCTCTTTTCGATTTAGTTTTGCGCTTCCGCAAACATCCCGTTGCTTTCGTTGCAGACATCGAAAAGATGTACCTGCAAGTGAAGGTTCATCCCGACGACACTCCTCTACAGCGTATCCTGTGGAGATTCTCGCCAGAAGAGCCGGTTGCGACTTATGAAATGAGTAGGGTCACGTTCGGATTAGCTCCATCCTCGTTTCTCGCAACGCGGTGTTTGCATCAATTGGCAGAAGACGAAGGTAATCATCATCCACGAACGAAGGTTGCGCTCATCAACGATTTCTACGTCGATGATTACATCGGGGGTGCGGATTCAGTGCAGAAGGCCATATTGTTACGGCAGGATTTGGAGCAGCTGATGCCTAAAGGAGGTTTTAAGCTGCGAAAATGG GTGAAGGCGCTAGGAATTCATTGGAAACCAGGACTGGATTTGTTGGGTATTGATGTTTCCAATCTCACTGCAAACGGGCAGTGGACAAGGCGCAAGGTATATTCCATCATCGCTCAGCTGTGGGACCCTAGCGGTATTACAGCTCCAGTCATCTCTTGGGCCAAGATACGCATGCAGCTGTTGTGGGTAGCAGTGCAAGGTTGGGATGATCCTCTATCCCACGATTTAGCGCTTAGATGGACCGAGTTCTACCAACAACTACCTGTTCTCTCAGACATCCAGGTGGAACGACATGCTTTCACCAAGCATCCCATGCTAGTCCAGTTTCATGTCTTTTCGGATGCTTCGGAGGCTGCTTATGGAGCGTGCATATATGCCCGTTCGATAGACCTAGTTGGACACATCAAAGTGGAGCTTTTAGCAGCCAAATCCCGACCAGCCAGCCTGAAGAAGACGACTCTAGCGAGGCTAGAACTTTGCGGCGCTCATGTGGCCGCAAAACTGTACCGTGCTACCGTTAAAGCTTTGAAGATGGAGGATACTGAAACATGGTTTTGGTCGGATTCTACCGTTGTCCTGTCATGGCTCAAGCTACCGCCGTACGTTTTGGCCAACTTTCGTTGCAAATCGCGTCTCGCACATCCAGGAGCTAACGAAGGGACACCGATGGAACCACGTTAA
- the LOC134209652 gene encoding uncharacterized protein LOC134209652, whose product MHSTHNMSLEVLAGVTPIKHRYWELSLRILIKCGTSNTLVLENFDNMLELAHRSRYLRVYLNYISSDLCLPCYNPPRVHFVNDSSSIEYDLSMKHAIQGIPDHLRQISIPSIFSEKYEHVNCNNRYFTDGSHINGSTGFGVFNVNSTTFRKLQEPCSVYVAELAAINFALGIISNQPVDHYFIFSDSLSSIEALRSMKPVKHASYFLTTVREQMRDLVERSFKITFVWVPSHCLIYGNEKADSLAKVGAQEGEVYDRQISNNEFFPLVRQSTLQNWQMIWSHNELGRWLFSIVPKVSARAWFRGEDLSRGFIRTMSRLMSNHYSLNAHLYRINLVDSNLCRCGAGYDDIDHVVWYCSENDASREQLLDTLVARAMAIRKMLPDEPQLEPDATPYRY is encoded by the exons atgcattcaacgcataacatgagcctggaggtgcttgctggagtcactcctataaagcaccgttactgggagctctcacttagaatactgatcaaatgtggaacaagtaacacacttgtattagaaaacttcgataatatgcttgaactggctcatcgttcaagatacctgcgagtctatctcaactacatatcgtcagatctctgtcttccatgttataatccacctcgagttcacttcgtcaacgacagttcctcaattgaatacgatctgtccatgaaacacgctattcaaggaataccagatcatcttcgacaaatatctatcccttccattttttctgaaaaatatgaacatgtcaattgcaataacagatatttcactgatggttctcacattaacggatccactggcttcggtgttttcaacgtaaattcaaccaccttccgaaaacttcaagaaccgtgttcggtttatgttgctgagctggcagcaattaatttcgctttggggataatttccaatcagcccgtagaccattatttcatcttctcggatagtcttagttctatcgaggcactccggtcgatgaaacctgttaagcacgcatcttactttcttacaactgtaagagagcagatgcgtgatttggtcgaaagatcattcaagattacctttgtatgggtcccatcccattgcctaatctatggcaatgagaaggcggactcgctagcaaaggtgggcgcacaggaaggtgaagtttatgatagacaaatctcgaacaacgagtttttcccattagtccgtcagagtactcttcaaaattggcaaatgatttggtcacacaatgaacttggacggtggctcttttccatagttcctaaagtttctgcgcgagcgtggttcagaggtgaggacttaagccgaggcttcattcgcacgatgtcgagacttatgtccaatcactattcactaaacgcacacctctatagaataaacctggttgatagcaacctatgtaggtgtggagccggttacgatgacatcgatcacgtagtttggtattgctcggaaaacgacgcctccagagagcaactattggatacccttgtggcccgag ctatggccatccggaagatgctccctgacgaaccacaactcgagcccgacgctacgccataccgttattga